The following proteins are co-located in the Mesorhizobium sp. M1E.F.Ca.ET.045.02.1.1 genome:
- the mtnK gene encoding S-methyl-5-thioribose kinase, translated as MTGKFEALSVETLPKRLGETTALTERIGNDASHWKVREVGDGNLNLVFIVEGDHGAAVVKQALPYVRLVGDSWPLPLKRSFFEYHALTRQEARAPGSVPAIYHFDEIQALIVMEYLAPPHVILRRALIDGRELPNIARDIGLFMARTLFRGSDLSMVTRERKADLALFADNVELCDITENLVFSDPYFDAEMNRHTSPQLDGLVAELRADRDLKVEAQRLKHSFAANAETLLHGDLHSGSIMVTDSETRMIDPEFAFYGPIAFDVGMLLANFWMAYFSQRGHEQNGGRDSMRAYLLKVTAETWAVFRAEFSHLWRTERTGMLYQKSLFEDQGDLLGSEQALDHMLSGIWTDLLGFAGIEVHRRILGLAHNADFETIADENLRARCEAKALRFGRHIAVNRRQIHSIDEVNTLAALIEQESRI; from the coding sequence ATGACCGGGAAGTTTGAAGCATTGTCGGTGGAGACGCTGCCGAAGCGCCTTGGCGAGACCACGGCGCTGACCGAGCGCATCGGCAACGATGCCAGCCACTGGAAGGTACGCGAGGTCGGCGACGGCAATTTGAACCTCGTCTTCATCGTCGAGGGAGATCACGGCGCAGCGGTGGTGAAGCAGGCGCTGCCCTATGTGCGGCTGGTCGGCGACAGCTGGCCGCTGCCCTTGAAGCGCTCCTTCTTCGAATATCATGCGCTGACCAGGCAGGAGGCACGCGCGCCGGGCTCGGTGCCGGCGATCTACCATTTCGACGAAATCCAGGCGCTGATCGTCATGGAGTATCTGGCGCCGCCGCACGTCATCCTGCGCCGCGCGCTGATCGATGGCCGCGAGCTGCCGAACATCGCACGCGACATCGGCCTGTTCATGGCCCGCACGCTGTTCCGCGGCTCGGACCTGTCGATGGTGACCAGAGAGCGCAAGGCCGACCTCGCTTTATTCGCCGACAATGTCGAGCTCTGCGACATCACCGAGAACCTTGTGTTCTCCGATCCATATTTCGACGCCGAGATGAACCGGCACACCAGTCCGCAGCTCGACGGACTGGTGGCCGAATTGCGCGCCGACCGCGACCTCAAGGTCGAGGCGCAGCGGCTAAAACATTCCTTCGCCGCCAATGCCGAGACGCTGCTGCATGGCGACCTGCATTCCGGCTCGATCATGGTCACCGACAGCGAGACCCGGATGATCGATCCAGAGTTCGCCTTTTACGGCCCGATCGCCTTCGATGTCGGCATGCTGCTCGCCAATTTCTGGATGGCCTACTTCTCGCAGCGCGGCCATGAGCAGAACGGCGGCCGCGACTCGATGCGCGCCTATCTGCTCAAGGTCACGGCCGAGACCTGGGCCGTGTTCCGCGCCGAGTTCTCGCATCTGTGGCGCACCGAGCGCACCGGCATGCTCTACCAGAAGAGCCTGTTCGAGGATCAGGGCGACCTCTTGGGTTCCGAGCAGGCGCTCGACCACATGCTTTCCGGCATCTGGACCGATTTGCTCGGCTTCGCCGGCATCGAGGTGCATCGACGCATCCTCGGCCTCGCCCACAATGCCGATTTCGAGACCATTGCCGATGAAAACCTGCGCGCCAGATGTGAGGCCAAGGCGCTGCGCTTCGGCCGCCACATCGCCGTCAACCGGCGTCAGATCCACAGCATCGACGAGGTCAACACTCTGGCCGCGCTGATCGAACAGGAGAGCAGAATTTGA
- the mtnA gene encoding S-methyl-5-thioribose-1-phosphate isomerase, producing the protein MNVGERHYRTIWLSDDKRSVEIIDQRWLPHEFRIETIGTVAGIATAIRDMWVRGAPLIGVTAAYGVAIQMRDDPSDEALDAVWETLHKTRPTAINLRWALDEMRRFLKPLAPGERAAAAYRRAAEIADEDVGLNRAIGENGLAIIRQIAARKKPGEAVNILTHCNAGWLATVDYGTATAPIYLATEAGIPVHVYVDETRPRNQGAQLTAWEMAGHGVPHTLIVDNAGGHLMQHGDIDMVIVGTDRTTANGDVCNKIGTYLKALAAADNDVPFYVALPSPTIDWTVADGLAEIPIEERASDEVSLVWGKTADGKIAQVRVSPDATPAANPAFDVTPARLVTGLITERGVAKASREGLKAMFPERG; encoded by the coding sequence TTGAACGTCGGCGAACGCCACTACCGCACCATCTGGCTGAGCGACGACAAGCGCTCGGTCGAGATCATCGACCAGCGCTGGCTGCCGCATGAATTCCGCATCGAGACGATCGGAACCGTCGCCGGCATCGCCACCGCGATCCGCGACATGTGGGTGCGCGGCGCGCCGCTGATCGGCGTCACCGCCGCCTATGGCGTCGCCATCCAGATGAGGGACGATCCGTCCGACGAAGCGCTCGATGCGGTGTGGGAGACGCTGCACAAGACGCGGCCGACGGCGATCAATCTGCGCTGGGCGCTGGACGAGATGCGGCGGTTTCTCAAGCCGTTGGCGCCGGGAGAGCGCGCCGCGGCCGCATACCGGCGCGCCGCCGAGATCGCCGACGAGGATGTCGGGCTCAACCGCGCCATCGGCGAGAACGGGCTTGCCATCATCAGGCAAATCGCGGCGCGCAAGAAGCCCGGCGAGGCGGTCAACATCCTCACCCATTGCAATGCCGGCTGGCTGGCGACGGTCGACTACGGCACCGCGACGGCCCCGATCTATCTGGCGACCGAAGCCGGCATTCCGGTGCATGTCTATGTCGACGAGACCAGGCCGCGCAACCAGGGCGCCCAACTGACCGCCTGGGAGATGGCCGGCCATGGCGTGCCGCACACGCTGATCGTGGACAATGCCGGCGGCCATTTGATGCAGCATGGCGACATCGACATGGTGATCGTCGGCACCGACCGCACCACCGCCAATGGCGACGTCTGCAACAAGATCGGCACCTATCTCAAGGCGCTCGCTGCCGCCGACAACGACGTGCCCTTCTATGTCGCGCTCCCCTCGCCCACCATCGACTGGACCGTGGCCGACGGGCTTGCCGAAATCCCGATCGAAGAGCGCGCGAGTGACGAGGTTTCGCTGGTCTGGGGCAAGACGGCGGACGGCAAGATCGCGCAGGTGCGCGTCTCGCCCGACGCGACGCCGGCCGCAAATCCCGCCTTCGACGTGACGCCGGCGCGGCTGGTCACCGGGCTGATCACCGAGCGCGGCGTGGCGAAGGCCTCGCGCGAGGGGCTGAAGGCGATGTTTCCGGAGCGGGGGTAA
- a CDS encoding 6,7-dimethyl-8-ribityllumazine synthase, with protein sequence MNQHFPKDQQTRRVAVIKARWHADIVDQCVTAFVAELAALGGFSVDIFDVPGAYEIPLHAKTLAETGRYAAILGTAFVVNGGIYRHDFVASAVIDGMMSVQLAAGVPVLSAVLTPHNFHDSAEHHRFFHEHFLVKGKEAARACVEILAARARIAA encoded by the coding sequence ATGAATCAGCATTTCCCCAAAGATCAACAGACCCGCCGCGTTGCCGTCATCAAAGCGCGCTGGCATGCCGATATCGTCGACCAGTGCGTGACGGCCTTCGTGGCGGAGCTTGCCGCGCTCGGTGGTTTCAGCGTCGACATCTTCGACGTGCCTGGCGCCTACGAGATCCCGCTGCACGCCAAGACGCTCGCCGAGACCGGCCGCTATGCGGCGATCCTTGGCACCGCTTTCGTGGTCAATGGCGGCATCTACAGGCACGATTTCGTCGCCAGCGCCGTCATCGACGGCATGATGAGCGTGCAGCTTGCGGCCGGCGTTCCGGTGCTTTCCGCCGTGCTCACGCCGCACAATTTTCACGATAGCGCCGAGCATCACCGCTTCTTTCACGAGCATTTTCTGGTGAAGGGCAAGGAAGCGGCAAGAGCCTGCGTCGAAATCCTCGCCGCGCGCGCACGCATCGCCGCCTGA
- the fba gene encoding class II fructose-bisphosphate aldolase (catalyzes the reversible aldol condensation of dihydroxyacetonephosphate and glyceraldehyde 3-phosphate in the Calvin cycle, glycolysis, and/or gluconeogenesis) has product MARITLRQLLDHAAEHGYGVPAFNMNNMEQGLAIMEAAEETKSPVILQASRGARAYANDVVLAKLIDALVEIHPDIPVCMHLDHGNNEATCVTAIQYGFTSVMMDGSLKEDGKSPADYAYNSGITRRVVDMAHWGGVSVEGEIGVLGSLESGGGEQEDGHGVEGAISHDQLLTDPVQAEQFVRDTHVDALAVAMGTSHGAYKFSRKPDGAVLAMNVIEEIHRRLPNMHLVMHGSSSVPEELQEIINKYGGQMKPTWGVPVEEIQRGIKHGVRKINIDTDNRMALTGAIRKVLTENPSEFDPRKYLTPAMAAMKKLCKERFEQFGTAGNAPKIKPIPLSDMAKRYKSGSLDPKFG; this is encoded by the coding sequence GTGGCTCGCATCACACTGAGACAATTGCTCGACCATGCCGCCGAACACGGCTATGGCGTGCCTGCCTTCAACATGAACAACATGGAACAGGGGCTCGCCATCATGGAGGCGGCCGAGGAGACCAAGTCGCCGGTCATCCTGCAGGCCAGCCGTGGCGCCCGCGCCTACGCCAATGACGTGGTGCTGGCCAAGCTGATCGACGCGCTGGTCGAAATCCACCCCGACATTCCGGTCTGCATGCATCTCGACCACGGCAACAACGAAGCGACCTGCGTTACCGCGATCCAGTACGGCTTCACCTCGGTGATGATGGACGGCTCGCTGAAGGAAGACGGCAAGTCGCCGGCCGACTATGCCTATAATTCCGGCATCACCCGGCGCGTCGTCGACATGGCGCATTGGGGCGGCGTCTCGGTGGAAGGCGAGATCGGCGTGCTCGGCTCACTGGAAAGCGGCGGCGGCGAGCAGGAAGACGGCCACGGCGTCGAAGGCGCGATCAGCCACGACCAGTTGCTCACCGACCCGGTGCAGGCCGAGCAATTCGTGCGCGACACCCATGTCGACGCGCTGGCGGTGGCCATGGGCACCAGCCACGGCGCCTATAAATTCTCACGCAAGCCGGACGGCGCGGTGTTGGCGATGAATGTGATCGAAGAGATCCACCGCCGTCTGCCCAACATGCATCTCGTCATGCACGGCTCGTCCTCCGTGCCGGAGGAGTTGCAGGAGATCATCAACAAGTATGGCGGCCAGATGAAGCCGACCTGGGGCGTGCCGGTGGAAGAGATCCAGCGCGGCATCAAGCATGGCGTGCGCAAGATCAACATCGACACCGACAACCGCATGGCGCTGACCGGCGCGATCCGCAAGGTGCTGACCGAGAACCCTAGCGAGTTCGATCCGCGCAAATATCTGACGCCGGCCATGGCGGCGATGAAGAAGCTCTGCAAGGAGCGCTTCGAGCAGTTCGGCACCGCCGGCAATGCGCCGAAGATCAAGCCGATCCCGTTGTCGGACATGGCCAAGCGCTACAAGTCAGGCAGCCTCGACCCGAAATTCGGCTGA
- a CDS encoding peptide ABC transporter permease, with protein sequence MSKDRDRQGPVFSGQDARQGEIILRTRARRIIFIAGLVGIVVLALVLSIAIR encoded by the coding sequence ATGAGCAAGGACCGCGACAGGCAAGGCCCGGTCTTTTCCGGCCAGGATGCGCGGCAGGGCGAAATCATCCTGCGCACGCGCGCGAGGCGCATCATCTTCATCGCCGGACTGGTCGGCATCGTCGTGCTGGCACTGGTGCTGAGCATCGCCATTCGGTGA
- a CDS encoding MgtC/SapB family protein: MFEPLCCDMPLHPTWPDLVARLLLTLLAGFLIGLNREARGHSAGLRTTILVGLAACVAMVQANMLLDVTGKGPDSFVRMDVMRFALGVLTGVGFIGGGAILRRGDLVTGVTTAATMWIMTMIGLAFGGGQFGLGAIATVLTLVTLQALKWVDLKIARDHKAVLSVSWPKNSPPDLQEMVRPLGYSARFVGMEHDTDRNRFVFSFDVQWKQPDAVEPSTDVLAVISEDCAVERFEIVGEKPF, encoded by the coding sequence ATGTTCGAGCCGCTTTGCTGCGATATGCCGCTTCACCCGACCTGGCCGGATCTCGTCGCGCGGCTGTTGCTGACGTTGCTCGCAGGCTTCCTCATCGGCTTGAACCGCGAGGCGCGCGGCCACTCCGCCGGTTTGCGCACGACCATACTGGTCGGCCTGGCGGCTTGCGTCGCAATGGTCCAGGCCAACATGCTGCTCGATGTGACCGGCAAAGGGCCGGACTCCTTCGTGCGCATGGATGTGATGCGCTTTGCGCTCGGCGTGCTCACCGGCGTCGGCTTCATCGGCGGCGGCGCCATCCTGAGGCGCGGCGATCTCGTTACCGGCGTCACCACCGCCGCCACGATGTGGATCATGACGATGATCGGGCTCGCCTTCGGCGGCGGCCAGTTCGGCCTCGGCGCGATCGCGACGGTGCTGACCCTGGTGACGCTTCAGGCGCTGAAATGGGTCGATCTCAAGATTGCCCGCGACCACAAGGCGGTGCTTTCGGTCTCATGGCCGAAAAACTCGCCACCCGACCTCCAGGAAATGGTCCGGCCACTCGGCTACAGCGCGCGTTTCGTCGGTATGGAGCACGATACCGACCGCAACCGCTTCGTATTTTCCTTCGATGTTCAATGGAAGCAGCCCGACGCGGTCGAGCCTTCGACCGATGTGCTGGCGGTGATCTCCGAGGACTGTGCGGTCGAGCGCTTCGAGATCGTCGGCGAGAAGCCGTTCTGA
- a CDS encoding trehalase family glycosidase yields the protein MTASAAQDIIARAVEVLKENDHGDYTIPTKGLYPFQWNWDSCLTALGLAHYDEARAWTEIETLFAHQWPDGMVPHIVFHVWNDGYFPGPEVWRTDRPTATSGITQPAVAGFAVRRLFDRACDKKLAAERARRLLPRIDAWHRWFYENRDHKEEGLVAIIHPWESGRDNSIDWDQAFERVPTEGVEPYTRRDILHADPAHRPTQAQYDRYLWLVQHFRELGWDNARLHDASPFQVVDPGFNAILIRAAADLADLAEVLGEMEIANANRARAEKGLAAMERLWSDAHGQYLCLDRITGKLVDSASVGGMLPAFAAIPNARAAAIAATVERLAGKARHIVPSHDPDDPRFDARRYWRGPVWLVVNYMIADGLLAAGHPEVARRITRSSLDLITESGFAEYYDPLTGEPLGGDRFTWTAAMVIEFLRGM from the coding sequence ATGACAGCCTCCGCCGCCCAAGACATCATTGCCCGCGCCGTCGAGGTGCTGAAGGAAAACGACCACGGCGACTACACCATACCGACGAAAGGCCTCTATCCGTTCCAGTGGAATTGGGATTCCTGCCTGACGGCGCTTGGCCTCGCCCACTATGACGAGGCGCGCGCCTGGACCGAGATCGAAACGCTGTTCGCACACCAATGGCCCGACGGCATGGTTCCGCACATCGTCTTCCATGTCTGGAACGACGGCTATTTTCCCGGGCCCGAGGTCTGGCGCACCGATCGGCCGACCGCCACTTCTGGCATCACCCAGCCGGCCGTCGCCGGCTTCGCCGTGCGCCGACTGTTCGACCGGGCATGCGACAAGAAGCTGGCAGCCGAGCGGGCTCGCAGGCTGCTGCCCAGGATCGATGCCTGGCACCGTTGGTTCTACGAAAACCGCGATCACAAGGAGGAGGGGCTGGTTGCGATCATCCACCCCTGGGAGTCCGGCCGCGACAACTCCATCGATTGGGACCAAGCCTTCGAGCGCGTGCCGACCGAAGGTGTCGAGCCCTACACACGCCGCGACATCCTGCACGCCGATCCGGCGCATCGGCCGACCCAGGCGCAGTACGACCGCTATCTCTGGCTGGTGCAGCATTTCAGGGAACTGGGTTGGGACAATGCCAGGCTGCACGACGCCTCGCCATTCCAGGTCGTCGATCCCGGCTTCAACGCCATCCTGATCCGCGCCGCGGCCGATCTTGCCGATCTCGCAGAGGTGCTTGGCGAAATGGAGATCGCCAATGCCAATCGCGCCCGCGCCGAAAAGGGGCTGGCGGCGATGGAGCGCCTGTGGAGCGACGCGCATGGCCAATACCTCTGCCTCGACCGTATCACCGGAAAGCTCGTCGACAGCGCCTCGGTCGGCGGCATGCTGCCGGCTTTCGCCGCCATCCCCAACGCGCGCGCCGCCGCGATCGCCGCGACCGTCGAGCGCCTCGCCGGCAAGGCGCGTCACATCGTGCCTTCGCACGATCCCGACGACCCGCGCTTCGATGCCAGGCGCTACTGGCGCGGACCGGTCTGGCTGGTGGTCAACTACATGATCGCCGACGGCCTTCTCGCCGCCGGCCACCCCGAGGTCGCCCGGCGCATCACCCGCTCCAGCCTCGACCTGATCACCGAAAGCGGCTTCGCCGAATATTACGATCCGCTTACCGGAGAACCGCTCGGCGGCGACCGTTTCACCTGGACGGCGGCGATGGTCATCGAGTTTTTGCGCGGAATGTAA
- a CDS encoding ABC transporter ATP-binding protein, whose product MAEIAIKGVAKRFGGFTALHQVDLAVADQEFMVLLGASGCGKTTLLRIVAGLETPSQGEVWIDGRRVDHLPPRDRGIAMVFQNYAVFPHLTVFENIAFGLRMKKLPQADVERRVNRTAELMHIEQLLKRYSGQLSGGQRQRVAVARALAMEPDVILMDEPLSNLDALLRLEMRAELKGVLAASKTTTIYVTHDQVEAMSLADRIAVMHQGRIVQAASPVEVYRNPAARFVGSFIGNPPMNFLPASKAANGSWSVAGLTLPGPKSDKRKIEFAIRPEDVDAGDNGLQATVRVIEPLGPHTLVTCDVEGGLFRAVLDSSATVAVGDRLRLAPKPDRIRWFDPETTNAL is encoded by the coding sequence ATGGCTGAAATCGCCATCAAGGGAGTGGCCAAGCGCTTCGGCGGCTTCACCGCGCTGCATCAGGTCGACCTCGCCGTCGCCGACCAGGAATTCATGGTGCTGCTCGGCGCTTCCGGCTGCGGCAAGACCACGCTGCTCAGGATCGTCGCCGGGCTGGAGACGCCCAGCCAGGGCGAGGTCTGGATCGACGGCCGCCGCGTCGACCATCTGCCGCCGCGCGACCGCGGCATCGCCATGGTGTTCCAGAACTATGCCGTCTTCCCGCATCTGACGGTGTTCGAGAACATCGCCTTCGGCCTGCGCATGAAGAAGCTGCCGCAGGCCGATGTCGAGCGCCGCGTCAATCGCACCGCCGAACTGATGCATATCGAGCAGCTTTTGAAGCGCTACTCGGGCCAGCTTTCCGGCGGCCAGCGCCAGCGCGTCGCCGTCGCCCGGGCACTCGCCATGGAGCCGGACGTCATCCTGATGGACGAGCCGCTGTCCAACCTCGACGCGCTGCTCAGGCTGGAGATGCGGGCCGAGCTAAAAGGCGTGCTCGCGGCCTCGAAGACCACGACCATCTATGTCACCCATGACCAGGTCGAGGCGATGAGCCTCGCCGATCGTATCGCCGTCATGCATCAGGGCCGCATCGTCCAGGCGGCGTCGCCGGTCGAGGTCTACCGCAATCCGGCCGCGCGCTTCGTCGGCTCCTTCATCGGCAACCCGCCGATGAATTTCCTGCCTGCGTCCAAAGCCGCGAATGGAAGCTGGAGCGTAGCCGGGCTGACGCTGCCCGGCCCGAAATCGGACAAGCGAAAAATCGAATTCGCCATCCGGCCCGAGGATGTCGACGCCGGTGACAACGGGTTGCAGGCCACCGTGCGCGTCATCGAGCCGCTCGGACCGCACACGCTGGTCACTTGCGACGTCGAAGGCGGCCTGTTTCGCGCGGTGCTGGACTCCAGCGCCACCGTTGCCGTGGGCGACCGCCTGCGGCTCGCCCCCAAGCCCGACCGCATCCGCTGGTTCGATCCAGAAACCACCAACGCCCTCTGA
- a CDS encoding carbohydrate ABC transporter permease, whose translation MSAVAEAPAVAMADARKAGDWLLVATAILLCIWVLLPIYLLIVNALSSPQDVTGFPKRFFPSFDLGSLAFFINFAGVARALWNSVLVATLTMILSIGFGAPAGYALSRFDFPGKGTFRFLVLMTRAFPLPLLALPLAVMFIRTGLDDTALGLALVHTTLALPFAVLITFSLFSGIPVELEEAAWTLGCTRWQAFRKVILPLALPGIAASAVFAFTISWNEVFAAAVLTIENRTLTAFLLQSLGESPLYLKFAGGAALVVPALIFIFAVRKYLFAMWGIANR comes from the coding sequence ATGAGCGCCGTCGCCGAGGCGCCGGCTGTCGCGATGGCTGACGCCCGCAAGGCCGGCGACTGGCTGCTCGTCGCCACCGCCATCCTGCTTTGCATCTGGGTGCTGCTGCCGATCTACCTGCTGATCGTCAACGCGCTGTCGTCGCCGCAGGACGTGACCGGCTTTCCCAAGCGCTTCTTCCCGTCCTTCGATCTCGGCAGCCTCGCCTTCTTCATCAACTTCGCCGGTGTCGCCAGGGCGCTGTGGAACTCGGTGCTCGTCGCCACGCTGACGATGATCCTGTCCATCGGCTTCGGAGCGCCGGCCGGTTACGCGCTGTCGCGCTTCGATTTCCCGGGCAAGGGAACGTTCCGCTTCCTGGTGCTGATGACCCGCGCCTTCCCATTGCCGCTGCTCGCGCTGCCGCTGGCGGTGATGTTCATCCGCACCGGGCTCGACGACACCGCGCTCGGCCTGGCGCTGGTGCACACCACGCTGGCGCTGCCCTTCGCCGTGCTCATCACCTTCTCGTTGTTTTCCGGCATCCCGGTCGAGCTCGAGGAGGCGGCGTGGACGCTTGGCTGCACCCGATGGCAGGCCTTTCGCAAGGTGATCCTCCCGCTGGCGCTGCCGGGCATCGCAGCTTCGGCGGTGTTTGCTTTCACCATCTCCTGGAACGAGGTCTTCGCCGCCGCCGTGCTCACCATCGAGAACCGCACGCTGACCGCCTTCCTGCTGCAGAGCCTCGGCGAGTCGCCGCTCTACCTCAAATTCGCCGGCGGCGCGGCTTTGGTCGTGCCGGCGCTGATCTTCATCTTCGCCGTCCGGAAATATCTGTTCGCCATGTGGGGGATCGCCAACCGATGA
- a CDS encoding sugar ABC transporter permease, whose translation MNGKALPYLLLMPATLFLCVFFLYPFVLVAFEAMTRDGVFTLDNFRTMAASWKFPATVRNTLLLAAIVVPIQLAMALLMASVVSRLETGRSAALYIFAIPLGISDLAAGLIWLAIFDQSGFLNTLLSGLGIVDRPIMFLGYQSKLTIFIAVVLAEIWRATAIMMVILVAGMGLIPKEYHEAAEVFGAGPWKRFVRITLPLLRPSLQTAIILRVILAFEVFAVVAALGGANLPVLMGETYNWQFTLQDRNVAAASALLILAISIGFTLFFLRVLRVPKEARI comes from the coding sequence ATGAACGGCAAGGCTCTGCCCTATCTGCTGCTGATGCCGGCGACTTTGTTCCTGTGCGTCTTCTTCCTCTATCCCTTCGTGCTCGTCGCCTTCGAGGCGATGACCCGCGACGGCGTCTTCACGCTCGACAATTTCCGCACCATGGCCGCCAGTTGGAAGTTTCCGGCCACCGTCCGCAACACGCTGCTGCTGGCCGCGATCGTCGTGCCGATCCAACTTGCCATGGCGCTTCTGATGGCGAGCGTCGTGTCGCGGCTGGAGACCGGGCGCAGCGCGGCGCTTTACATCTTCGCCATCCCGCTTGGCATTTCCGACCTCGCCGCCGGTTTGATCTGGCTCGCCATCTTCGACCAGTCCGGTTTCCTCAACACGCTGCTTTCCGGCCTCGGCATCGTCGACCGGCCGATCATGTTCCTCGGCTACCAGAGCAAGCTCACGATCTTCATTGCCGTCGTGCTGGCCGAGATCTGGCGAGCCACCGCGATCATGATGGTCATCCTCGTTGCAGGCATGGGCTTGATCCCGAAGGAGTATCACGAGGCGGCCGAAGTGTTTGGCGCCGGCCCGTGGAAGCGCTTCGTGCGCATCACGCTTCCCCTCCTGCGACCGTCGCTGCAGACGGCGATCATCCTGCGCGTCATCCTCGCCTTCGAGGTCTTCGCCGTCGTCGCGGCCCTTGGCGGCGCCAATCTGCCGGTGCTGATGGGCGAGACCTACAACTGGCAATTCACGCTGCAGGACCGCAATGTCGCCGCCGCCTCGGCGCTGCTCATCCTTGCCATCTCGATCGGCTTCACGCTGTTCTTCCTGAGAGTGCTGCGCGTGCCCAAGGAGGCACGGATATGA
- a CDS encoding ABC transporter substrate-binding protein, which yields MKTMLKRLAGAALALSLAAGAAQAQQVLFWSTQARPVEETQKMRDQVLKGFDGPVDYQVAEDGPWLTRLQAELQTGSGTIGLLGGLHGDFSTVGASLVDLSAVDVGGVKVNEAYKKLGMLGTGEQKYMPWMQATFLMAANKQALQYLPSGVDLNAITYDQLIEWSKTIAEKTGSPKFGFPAGPKGLKHRFFEGFLYPSYTGSMVTKFRSAEAETAWNKFKELWQYTNPNSTNYAFMQEPLLSGEVWVAFDHVARLADAFNQKPDDFVAFPAPAGPAGRGFMPVVAGVAIPKTSPNADKAKALVAYMLKPETQIATLKATNFFPVVDVKLPDDVPASVKAFAPVIATMTSAPDALPALPPMRLGDLGGKFNQVYTDSFERIVLGGEDVHGVLEEQAATLKAILDQAKAPCWAPDKPSEGACPVE from the coding sequence ATGAAGACGATGTTGAAAAGACTGGCGGGTGCCGCGCTGGCCTTGTCGCTTGCCGCCGGCGCCGCCCAGGCCCAGCAGGTGCTGTTCTGGTCGACCCAGGCGCGCCCGGTCGAGGAAACGCAGAAGATGCGCGACCAGGTGCTGAAAGGCTTCGACGGTCCCGTCGACTATCAGGTCGCCGAGGACGGCCCCTGGCTCACCCGCCTGCAGGCTGAGTTGCAGACAGGCTCCGGCACCATCGGCCTGCTCGGCGGCCTGCACGGCGATTTCTCCACCGTCGGCGCCAGCCTTGTCGATCTCTCCGCCGTCGATGTCGGAGGGGTCAAGGTGAACGAGGCCTACAAGAAGCTCGGCATGCTCGGCACCGGCGAGCAGAAATATATGCCCTGGATGCAGGCAACCTTTCTGATGGCGGCCAACAAGCAGGCGCTGCAATATCTGCCGTCGGGTGTCGATCTCAACGCCATCACCTACGACCAGCTTATCGAATGGTCGAAGACTATCGCCGAAAAGACCGGCTCGCCGAAATTCGGCTTCCCGGCCGGCCCGAAGGGGCTGAAGCACCGCTTCTTCGAGGGGTTCCTCTATCCGTCCTACACCGGCTCGATGGTCACCAAATTCCGCTCGGCCGAGGCCGAGACCGCCTGGAACAAGTTCAAGGAGCTGTGGCAGTACACCAACCCGAACTCGACCAATTACGCCTTCATGCAGGAGCCGCTGCTGTCGGGTGAAGTCTGGGTGGCGTTCGACCATGTCGCGCGCCTTGCCGATGCCTTCAACCAGAAGCCCGACGACTTCGTCGCCTTCCCGGCGCCGGCCGGCCCCGCCGGCCGTGGCTTCATGCCGGTGGTGGCCGGCGTCGCCATTCCCAAGACCTCGCCGAATGCGGACAAGGCCAAGGCCCTGGTCGCCTACATGCTGAAGCCGGAAACGCAGATCGCGACGCTGAAGGCGACCAATTTCTTCCCCGTCGTCGACGTCAAGCTGCCCGACGATGTGCCGGCCTCGGTGAAGGCCTTCGCGCCGGTCATCGCCACCATGACCAGCGCCCCGGATGCGTTGCCGGCACTACCGCCGATGAGGCTCGGCGATCTCGGCGGCAAGTTCAACCAGGTCTACACCGACAGTTTCGAGCGCATCGTGCTCGGCGGCGAGGATGTGCACGGCGTGCTCGAAGAGCAGGCGGCGACGCTCAAGGCGATCCTCGACCAGGCGAAGGCGCCGTGCTGGGCGCCCGACAAGCCGTCCGAAGGGGCTTGTCCAGTCGAATAG